The following DNA comes from Capsicum annuum cultivar UCD-10X-F1 chromosome 7, UCD10Xv1.1, whole genome shotgun sequence.
aataaaactaagaatcatccaaaagagtagaaaagtatggagaaatatcaataatataggccCGAATCAAAAGAATAAGGAGACAGCCCCAACTTAATGGATAACAGTGTCCCCACTATATAAAAAttcaaggataaaagagataaggaTAATCCCCTAAACCGCATCAAAGGCTGCTTCAACTCTCAAATTCTGCATCATCACCATTCTCCTCAAGAGCAGTCCACTCGGATgaggcctcatcatcactctccaccCAAGAGGAAGGAAGTCTATTTTGGGGTTTTAAGAACTTTCATAGACCCTTCACCCCTTCCATATCTTGACAAATAACTCATCCCTATTCTTCTCTCTTGtaactatttttttcatattcaattTGGAGGTCTCAGTATGACTTAGCCAAAGAGGAGTAGGCTTTCTCAAGCTTAGCAATGGTAGCCTCTTGCTTATTGTGGTCCTCCTTATACTTCTCATAATCGACATGTGACACATATGAATGATGGGTGTTGGAAGACTCTCCCAGTCCTTTGGGAAAACTAGACACAAACTCTTTAATGGTTATAACATTTACTCCAATCTCCTCAAGAGGTCCCATGGTGTTTGTCCTATGAGACTAGGGCTCACTGAATGTTGGATTTTCCAAGTcgatctttattttttgattttttcgggTGCGCCTTCTCCTCAAATCCTCAAGGGGTAGATGGGGGTACTAGGAGGCacccatgtatcactagcatactTTTTCACCCTTTTTTACTACATAGCTTAGTAATCAAAGAGGGAAAGAAGAGATGTGTATCACCTTGGTTATTGAAATGATCAATTTCATTGACCACAAGTTGACCAACGTCTAGTGGGATGCAATCTAGAATGCATGCAACCATCCAAATATGCAATTCTGGGATTGCTGTCATTTGGGTGCAAGGAGAAAATTGGTTAAAAATGATATGCAACCATTGTCTGCCTCGgaagtgaagtcattcatggagatATTGCTTTTAGTATTAGTGCAAGAGACTTCCTTTTTGGGGCATAGACGTTGCACCAACCAACTCCCTATTTTACACTTGAATTCACCCATGTCTGCATTTGAGCCCATAAACATGATTAATTTACTTAGCCTTAACTTTAACCGATTTGCCCCTCATCTTAACATTCATATTGAACATGTCTAAATAAATACTTCACTATTATTGGCATAAAATCCTAGACCTATTGTTCATTTGCAATGTATAGATCTGGGGCAAAACACTGCCACCCTATGGTTGCAAGATTGTCATGAAGTGCCGGTAGTTTCTTCAGCACAGTCACCAAGCAAATTCCTCTATCTTGGAGAAACTTTGTCCTCAGCAAATCACTATAGTAGTGATTATGGCACTCGGTATGATCATGCTTGTCCATGAGGTTGTCATCAAAGCACTAGGAACACCTTATATCAATCAATGATATTTCAATATGTAAATTGTACCATATTGCTCATTAATGATCATTGGAACGGGTGATCAGTGGTGCTAGGTTAAAAATTGGAAGTGGAAGATTTTTCATATAGCATGAAACTAGCCCCGGATACCGTGATCGCGACCCATGACTGCGTTCGCATTGCTCCAATAACATCCATCTGACCGCGGTCATGATACCTGAGGCTGGTTTTATGTCAGCTTCTCATGTTCAATCTCTTCCAAGTTAGGTTACTAACATGTTATCATAAAAACAATTGAGCAATGCTAATAAGTGTTTGAGTGAACTCTTTAAAATGTAGTTACCTctattgaaagttcatttggGCAAAgtgtcaaacacttggtgtgctcATCTTTTTTGTCTATATTTTTAACACATTATTGGTTAGTCAAGATGTCCCACTTTTGTGCACACCTTATCTAAGCAGCTAACATTATCCCACACCAAGTATGACAACATGGAAGTGATAGCAATCAAAACTTTAGGCCCTCTCTTAATCATGCATTCTAAggactatttttaaaaataaaaatacagatTCATGACACTTACTGGAGTTGTGACGCAAAAGGGGTGCAAGAATGTTGTTTGAGATCTCACAACTTGGCCAGAAATTAGCCTAAATTAGAGATTACAATCTTTAAAAGGAGTGCAAGAGAAATGAGGGGAAATGAGGGTTAAATGAATGAAGTGGCCATTATCGTGGTCAGGTGGCCACAATTACAGACACCTGCATCACTACGTTCGTGATTGGGGACTGCAATTGCGGTAACTGAGAGCAGTTCTGCTCCCCTGTTTTCCCCTATTTAGTTGTTTActcaattttcatgattttttcccCAATTTAGTTTCAATGTAGAATGACGTACTTTTCCCTTTTCATGCTCATCCAATGCACTCTATAGTACCATAAATGCATCTGTTATTCATATGTAAAAGATAACATCTATCctacaaaaacataacaaaaggatacgagccactctcatggtatttgtgggttgcctcctaccTAGCACCTTAGTTATCGTCATGGCATGATATCTTCCTTCCTTTATTCTCAAGGTGGGTCTTCAAACCCCTCCTCATTTATGTTCTCATTTTCAACATCTACCACAGATATTACTTGAAGCTCCACGGTTTGTTTCTTTGACTTGCAAATGTTTAAAGAAACTTCATCCTCTTGAACCCTAAATTTCATTTCCCCTATCTCTAGATAGACAATAGCTCTACCAGTGGCCAAGAAAGGATGACCAAGGGTGATAAGTACCTCTTGGTCTATTTCACAATCCAACACCATGAAATCTGCTAGGAGTATGAACTTGTCCACTTTCTTAAGGATATCAAATAAGATTCCCACCGAACTTTTGATGGACTGGTCCGCTACGAAAAGTCGAATAGAGTTTGGTGTAGGGGCATCCAATCCAAGCTTCTTGTAGATGACAAAAGGAATTAAGTTGATGCTCGCACCAAGGTCAAATAGAGCTTTTGCAAACTCATATGTCATAATTTTACTAGGAATGGTGAACGCTCCGGGGTCATCTTTCTTTTCTACAACCTTACTATCCATGATAACACTACACCCATGAGTGACCTCAATGGTCTCACCTTCAATAAGTTCTTTTTAGACATCAAATTAGCGTATCTTGGAATCTCTTGGATTTCCTAAAGTAATGAGATATTTATCGATAGTTTGCTAACTTTTTCCATGAACTTCCTCAATTTGTCACCTacctttttaatttaattgttgAGAGAATGGGAGAAGAACTTGGATTGTAGGCCTTGCTTCACTTTGTGGCTTTTTAATCTCaaccacttcttcatcactttAATCAGTTTCCTTCTCATTATTTCCTTCTTGACTTTGAGGTAACACCTTATTTACCTTCACTTTGGGCATTTTTTCAATCAAATCTCCTTTAGAGGGTCCATTAAGGGTCTTTCTACTCCTTGTGACAATTGCTAGAACTTGTGTATCATTCTTTAGATTAGCAATCGTGTCACTAGGGAGTCCACCTCTAGGCCTAGTATTTAGTAGTGTGGAGATTTGCCTGACTTCGGTCTCTAATTTCTTAATAGAGGCAGAGTGAGAAACCACGATTTGGGAAAGTTAAGAAAGTCACCTTTCAACTCACGGACCATTTTGTCTATACCTTCCACTCTATTCAACATTCTAGCTAACATATCCTTGGTCTTAAATTTTTGGGGTCAATTGCACTTGACTCCTTTGACTTAGCTCGATCATGAGGGGGGAACATAATGGTCATAATTGCATTCTTGATCTCTCCAATATCTATCCCTCTCGTGGTccatccaaccttggtttccaCGTGCCTTTGATAGGAGGAgggaggggggaggggagggggACCCCCGAGTAGTTAGCCAAATACCGGATTTCCTTATCAAACTTtagcttcttcatcatcttcataagattttgatgctatgACATTTACCGCTTTCACGGGAGCACCCATAACATGATTTGTCAAGAGttcaagttgggtcatcatttttgccatgttctcttccttttcttcaTTCTGCTTTCTTTATTCATTATCGACCATGGAAGTAGTAGAAGGGATCTTGGGAGCTTCAGTTTCTCGGTTATGCCAACCCCAATTTTTCTTTGACACTTCTCCAATCAATAGAAAGGCCACGTGGTGGTGCAAGTTCACTAGGGAACCACCTGCCGCATTATCCACCACCATTTTGTTTATTAGATCAAGGGCTCGGTAGAAGATCCCGAGAAGTATATTCTATGGGAATTCATCATTTAGGCATTGAGCTAGCTTATCATTAAACCTCTACCAAGCTTCAAACAACGACTCTCCATTCATGTGTCAAAAATTCATAATCTCGTCTCGCTTTTGAAGCTTTTTTTATGGTAGGAAATATCAATCAAAAAACACCATAGTAAGCTCATCCCAAGATGTAATTGAGCCTGGTAAAAGTAAGTGGAGCCATAAAAATGCCTCGCCCGTTAGTGAAAACGGGCAGAGGCAAAGCCGAATGGATTCTTAAGTAATATGTTCTGTATTGAATGGCACACACAATTCCATGAAATTCTTTAAATGGACATTTAGGTCCTCAAAGGCTTGACCCACACACAATCCTTTTATTTGCAACATGTAAAGCATGACGCTAGTCACATGGAAGACTCCATCcccattagttggtgggatacaGATAACACTTGTTTGTCCCGCTTCATTTAGTGGACCCTCATCATCTAGAGGGTCATCAAAAGGGCCCATATTGCTTTCGTTATTACTCATTGTTCCATTAACAATTCGATTGTCAACATAAGatcaataataacaaataaagtaaattacaccaCACTGGGTATTCCCAAATTAAAATCACAccacacaagtgaaatctatattctaCTCCTCGGCAACGTTGCCATTTTGATAACGgtcaactcactcccatgattGACGGTCACTGTCAATAACCCAACTATAGTTGGTGCTAAATCCATAAGgagtgaattataaatttcaattctTATGGGTGCACTAATTACTGAAAGGTTACCCAAAATGATAATAGGaaagacatgtaaaataaaatagggggatTAGTTTGTAATGATTTTCAACTATCAATGCATGAATATGGCACTTTGATTTATAATAAAGATTAGagagaatcttgggattatgtctacctaaaggtaaagtgTGTGGGTTGATGATAGTTTAGCATGAAGTTTAGTTGTTGatcaaaggataggctaggtcgaaagtcattgtagtcaatctttcaataaaattataatgatttcaccattggatctttcaagcacctaacaagtctgcaattcataatcacccaaaatgttaatcaagcatccctatttctaggatgatgctcttaacTTGGCTTACACTCCAATTATACTTATTTCTAACATTGCAAATGGTAGCAAACCATAGACTTAATTGTCTACCATTACCTTTTcaccctataaccctctttcaaggatgttatgggttacctcaagttcacTTTTATCCCCCTTTCAAGGATGACGAAGGGTTTTTAGAGTTTCGGATTTTCACCCAACAAACCGATTTGGAGttttagggttttcaccaattAAATTCCAACTCATTAACCCAAGTAATGGCAGAatcaatactgaataactaaaaatcatgcaaacacaacaacacccacacatAATTACAATTTAGTTAAACATAATCCCAATACTAAATTACttaactactcatgaagaaagtaaaaggAGATATACCATGGGGATTAttcaaaacattcattcttcaaaaaattactaagaaataagCCTCCAAGAGCAATTACACATTTTCCAATAGcgtttctttatttcaaataaaaaatatatatgagttaagcaatacccaaagaagaaagggttttttcctATATATGATTTAGGATTCGTCTATGAAATTTTACAAAACTGCACTGGTTCATATTCCCGCTGAACCGAGATCGTGCAGGTTTGGCCGTGATCGCAGCTATGCAACCACGGTTGTACTTTGCCATCATATTATACTGATCATCTTGACTAACCACAACTATGTCTTGAGGACTACGGtcatggtaactgaggctgaACTTCTCCAGGTCTCTAGCTACACTCTCTTTTGCTTCTGTTAGACCTCCTTTTAGCTTCGATCCATATCTTTTCACCTTCTCAAATAACTGTAAAGTATGGTTAATAGtgtatttaaatcatgatgaGGTCTCATTTTTATATACAAAGCATGGTAGTGTGCACAAATGTTTAGTGCAAATGAgcggtaaaatcaccactcatcagttTCCTTCGACTAAGGTAAGACACTAAGTATTTTTATCACTTGCATACAGGGTGGAATAACTTCCTTAAGATAGTTTAATTCATTAGCTATAACAGTAACTTGGTACACATCTCTTGAATAGTCTCATTTTATTTCATAGTAAAGACTTCATACTAAGTAGTAAGCACGTCCACTTTAGATTCCTTAACTTGACTTGTTCCCTCATGAGCAATTTTCAAGCAATCCCAAATCTCATTTGCTGATTCACATGAAAAGATTCTATTGTACTATCAGTACCTATTCCACACACCAATAATTTCTTTACTTGGTAGTGTTTCTCAAGATTTTTCCTACCATCCTCATCATATTACTTTCGAGTCCTAGGGACCAGTTTTGTGACACTTCCTTTCATTACTTCCTTTATAGGAATATGCGTTCTATCGCATATGATGTTCCACAACTCACTATCTTCAatcataataaaatcatgcatttgaGTCTTCCACCACTCATAATATTGACCATTAAAGTGGGGAGGTTTTGTGGTTGACTGACCTTTCTATAGGTTGGGTGGAGTAGCCATCACTTGGATCTACTCTAGATATTAGCTGCTTAGATTTTATCGCCCTGATACCAATTATTGGTTAATACGAGTTCACTGCTATTAAAGAGATCGGGTCTCTTtggtacaaaaaaataaaataagtaagatAAATGTAAATCATCGAAAGTAAAAAACACTCAATATTTACGTGAACACCACTTTGCTCAAGGGAGGAATAACCACGAACTCTTCTCACAGAATTTACAACTAACTACACTAACCTTAAGCCAAAAGGGTGATTATAGACTCTAATAACCACCAGGATTAAACTCTTAATACTATTACCTCGTAATAACTCTATTTCAAGATTGATGCAGCAAATCTACTACATGTACACATCAAATAACTCTAGTAGATATTCTTAGATAACTCtacccaaaaaaaatagaaagcGTGATGAACAGAACTTAACTACATCAAGTCTGAAACAACAATTAACTCTAGTTTATTCAATCCATCTTAAGACATAGGAAAGACCAAAATCTACAATTCTTTCTAGCATAGGATTGTGTTTACAATTTCAAGAACAAAAGACTCAATACCCAATAAAACAACAAAGACTAAAACATTAAGTCGACTAGTTCTTTTTGTTGAAATATACAGTGTCCTTTTTATTAGAATGAAATCTTTCTTAAGAGATGAATCTATTTAAGCTattgaaaaaattatgttttgattttgtcaCATCTATCTTTTATATCTGAGAACAAAACCTTAGCGACATTCTGTTGGACCATATGTCAGTACACTATTTACAGAATTGCAGAAACACTACCAACCAAAACAAAGTAGTACATCACAATTGTACATAAACAATAATAGGACTATTGGACGATATAATGGAAGAGGTCCCTTCATTAGATTttccaaatcatcaaaatcaaaagtaCAACAACCTGTATTTATAGAATGGAATTAAGGAACATATCTCTTATATTCTAGTAAATCTGAgttaattcttcaaattttcaCTCAACTTATAGAAATATCCCATTGAAATAACATTAGAATTTTTTGGATAATATTGTCACTCAACTTGTAGAAATATCTTACTAAAATGTCTATAATTTTTTGAGTAATATTGTTACTGAATTACACATATATTACCAATAGGGTAAAAACTAAGGGataatttaaacttttatcaaaattttattcatatgtattttaagttttatttttagatCAAATTCCCATTAATTAAATACATTTATTTAATCCAGTTCAAATATATCTTTAATAAATGAATTGGATTCATGTAACTACAGAAAAATTGAGGTGCAagctaaaataatatttttagaaaagatCATCCCattttttaattgagaaataGTACACAatgaaagaatattattatactacttatatgaattatatacaaGAAAAACACATAGTTCACATAAAGAGTGCTTAAAATTAACTAAGAAATACAACTCGAAGCATGAGAAAGATCTCAAAGCAAGTCCTTCTTCAGCTATGCGGTCTACTATTGTGATCCCACATTCACAACCTAACTCTCTCAACACTTAGGTGGGCAAGTATTGAATAGAAAACTGAATTAAATTTACAGGTTAGGGGAATCCCTATTTATAGAAACATATCTCCCAGTCCAAAGAGGAAAGCAAATGCACACCTATTATTTTTAACAAGAAAAGGTGGTGACTTCTCCTCTTTCCATAAAAGATAGGATTACTAGTTCTAGTTTATTACGAGCATCGTAGGGACCAGAAAATTAATTACTGATGCCTCTTATtatgaaaatatttcaaaatattaatttaaattattcttaccatgataaattataaattattgcACTAAAAATTAGTAATTGCACGcctctatttttatttcaaactttctCATAAAAcacttatttaatttcttatgttaa
Coding sequences within:
- the LOC107876462 gene encoding uncharacterized protein LOC107876462 — translated: MDSKVVEKKDDPGAFTIPSKIMTYEFAKALFDLGASINLIPFVIYKKLGLDAPTPNSIRLFVADQSIKSSVGILFDILKKVDKFILLADFMVLDCEIDQEVLITLGHPFLATGRAIVYLEIGEMKFRVQEDEVSLNICKSKKQTVELQVISVVDVENENINEEGFEDPP